A window of the bacterium HR17 genome harbors these coding sequences:
- the rpoE_2 gene encoding ECF RNA polymerase sigma-E factor produces the protein MRRRISKRQVDPQSARASEWFLPLSQWSDERLVEAAQKGNEEAFGVLVQRYQSKIFNLALRYTNDAEAAMDVAQDAFVRAWQMLPKFRGDANFYTWLYRIAMNLCIDRHRRALARGEPQKVSLDDLVVERRQLDEGDEDEAWWDEPDASEPEAEVLRREMRQKVWEAVQQLPPPLKQVILLREYEGLSLQEIAKIVRTNVGTVKSRLYQARQHLKRLLAAYFDEGL, from the coding sequence ATGCGGCGGCGCATCTCCAAGAGGCAGGTGGACCCTCAGTCGGCTCGCGCCAGCGAATGGTTTTTACCGCTGAGCCAGTGGAGCGATGAGCGGTTGGTGGAAGCCGCGCAAAAGGGCAACGAAGAGGCGTTCGGCGTGTTGGTGCAGCGCTACCAGTCCAAGATTTTCAACTTGGCACTGCGCTACACCAACGATGCGGAAGCGGCGATGGATGTGGCGCAGGACGCCTTTGTGCGGGCGTGGCAGATGTTGCCCAAGTTTCGGGGCGACGCCAACTTCTACACTTGGCTCTATCGCATCGCCATGAACCTGTGCATTGACCGCCATCGGCGGGCGCTGGCGCGGGGCGAACCGCAAAAGGTCAGTCTGGACGATTTGGTGGTGGAACGGCGCCAATTAGACGAGGGCGACGAAGATGAAGCGTGGTGGGACGAACCTGACGCCAGCGAGCCGGAAGCCGAAGTCTTGCGGCGGGAGATGCGCCAAAAGGTCTGGGAAGCCGTGCAGCAGTTGCCGCCGCCGCTCAAACAAGTGATTTTGCTGCGGGAATATGAAGGGCTGTCGCTGCAAGAGATCGCCAAAATCGTCCGCACGAACGTGGGGACGGTCAAATCGCGCTTGTATCAAGCCCGCCAACACCTCAAGCGGTTGCTGGCGGCTTACTTTGACGAAGGTCTTTGA
- the rihA gene encoding Pyrimidine-specific ribonucleoside hydrolase RihA, with product MPAVLLDTDIGDDIDDAWALALCLTHPQVRLLGVTTVYGDTVARAVLARWLIEATGKTVPVVAGEGAPIGRSAPTDRPNQMAALSAEDEQRLRPDRTDGVAFLAETARAYRGEDLVLLTVGPLTNAAKLLVEHPDAARKIARIVAMVGTLLPDHPQPEYNAKVDATATRILFESGKPLTMVGLDVTLRCRLSQSDLDAFANSDKVLVQRLMALTRAWQTAHRRPDGTVPMPILHDPLAALVVAEPDAVTLQPMRIVVDGEGRTRKADGPPNCQVAVDVQPDRVVARLKRLLLDGQGA from the coding sequence ATGCCGGCGGTGTTGCTGGACACGGACATCGGCGACGACATAGACGACGCGTGGGCGTTGGCGCTGTGTCTGACCCATCCGCAGGTGCGGTTGCTGGGTGTGACAACGGTTTACGGTGACACGGTTGCCCGCGCGGTGCTGGCGCGGTGGCTGATAGAAGCGACGGGCAAAACGGTGCCAGTGGTGGCAGGCGAAGGCGCGCCTATCGGGCGTTCTGCGCCCACCGACCGCCCCAATCAGATGGCGGCGTTGAGCGCAGAAGACGAACAACGGCTGCGCCCCGACCGCACCGATGGCGTGGCGTTTCTGGCGGAAACGGCGCGGGCGTATCGCGGTGAAGATTTGGTGTTGCTGACCGTCGGACCGCTGACGAACGCGGCGAAGTTGCTAGTGGAGCACCCCGATGCTGCCCGCAAGATTGCGCGCATCGTCGCGATGGTCGGCACGCTGCTGCCTGACCACCCACAACCGGAATACAACGCCAAAGTGGACGCGACAGCGACGCGCATCCTGTTTGAGAGCGGCAAGCCGCTAACGATGGTCGGGCTGGATGTGACGCTGCGGTGCCGACTGAGCCAAAGCGATTTGGATGCGTTTGCGAACAGCGACAAGGTGTTGGTGCAGCGGTTGATGGCGTTAACGCGCGCATGGCAAACAGCGCATCGCCGTCCTGATGGGACGGTGCCCATGCCCATTTTGCATGACCCGTTGGCGGCGTTGGTCGTCGCGGAACCCGATGCGGTCACGCTGCAACCGATGCGCATCGTCGTGGATGGGGAAGGGCGCACCCGCAAAGCGGATGGACCCCCCAACTGTCAAGTCGCGGTGGATGTGCAGCCCGACCGCGTGGTGGCGCGGTTGAAAAGGCTGCTGTTAGATGGGCAGGGGGCATAG
- the iolE_1 gene encoding Inosose dehydratase codes for MGMRVRLACQPLTWRNFEEAVRDIAEIGYDGVEAPVGAYLDRLDELKALLEQHKLACSATYFAGQFWKGWNEEAERAVQIAEALPKVGCHILILASSGYQPRPGNAPKRHLQRFCETINAIAERAKRFGVKIVFHNHAWTLIESPEEIDFLMANTDPQSVWAGFDTAQLAYGGADPVTTLRKYKDRIGYLHIKDLNPQLAGLTLEQRYQVGRVKHVFWELGRGALGERVLVGVLDVLREINYDGWICAELDSTPLTPRIGNANNYLWLVEHLKPGERVSA; via the coding sequence GTGGGGATGCGGGTGCGTTTGGCGTGCCAACCCCTGACTTGGCGCAACTTTGAGGAAGCGGTGCGTGATATCGCGGAAATCGGTTACGACGGCGTGGAAGCCCCTGTCGGCGCTTACTTGGACCGACTGGACGAACTCAAGGCGTTGCTGGAACAGCACAAATTGGCATGCTCAGCGACTTACTTTGCGGGGCAGTTTTGGAAGGGCTGGAACGAGGAAGCGGAACGCGCCGTGCAAATCGCTGAAGCGCTGCCCAAAGTCGGCTGCCACATCCTCATCTTGGCGTCCAGCGGTTACCAACCGCGTCCCGGTAACGCGCCCAAGCGCCATTTGCAGCGCTTCTGCGAGACGATCAACGCCATCGCCGAGCGGGCGAAGAGGTTCGGGGTCAAAATTGTCTTCCACAACCACGCGTGGACGCTCATTGAATCGCCTGAAGAGATTGACTTTCTGATGGCGAACACTGATCCGCAGTCGGTGTGGGCAGGGTTTGATACGGCGCAGTTGGCGTACGGTGGCGCTGACCCTGTCACTACCCTGCGCAAATACAAAGACCGCATCGGCTACCTGCACATCAAGGACCTGAACCCGCAACTGGCGGGCTTGACTTTGGAGCAGCGCTACCAGGTCGGACGGGTCAAGCATGTCTTTTGGGAGTTGGGGCGCGGGGCACTGGGCGAACGGGTGTTGGTCGGCGTGCTGGATGTGTTGCGCGAAATCAACTACGACGGCTGGATTTGCGCCGAACTAGACAGCACGCCCTTAACGCCTCGCATCGGCAACGCCAACAACTACCTTTGGCTCGTAGAGCACCTGAAACCCGGCGAACGCGTTTCGGCGTAA
- the tri1 gene encoding Tricorn protease, producing MRRCSVLMWLCAVMAVAVGQPLEPARFLRFPALSPDGSKIAFSYLGDIWVAPADGGMATRLTVHAAHDIRPRFSPDGKWIAFNSNREGNYDIYLMPTVGGKPRRLTFHSADDILGDWSPDGRWIVFSSNRERRFAQLYLLEVATGYVRRLTDDETHLHSPAFSPDGRFIVFCRGGTSWWRKGYRGSANSEIWRLPIHIDGDRITVGQVERLTHYDGNDWFPTVAPDGMLYFVSDRDGAFNLWRMPFVGAGDTGRKADAKAVKVTRHADRVLYPSMSRDGRFIVYEHGFALWVLPVQGGEPKQLTIYAPSDEAQNRQQRLTLTSQATEFALSPDGKQIAFVVRGDIFVVNADKGGEARRVTDHPYRDFDLDWSPDSRKLAFVSERDGNHEVYIVDVRTRALKRLTNTPDAAESNPKWSPTGNYVAFVRGPFGRQLCWVNVNTGEEKVIAEGPFIGEFAWSPDGRWICFSRRDNANNVTDLHIVAWNGGEPVNVTRQPYWNGNIVWARDGKHLVFRSRRTDNNTDIFVLSLERPKEQLDEEGQSERRAKDEKQDKEGEKKLPEVRIDFTDIHKRLRRLTATAFDEGTFVVTPDSKTVVFTAVSVDQPEIWSVPLEGGSLTRLVAGVSASQLQFSPDGDRLYFLSTNGSIRYLTRPANTLGAVNFTARMVVDRFVELQHMFDEGWRLLKEQFYDERMHGVDWNAVRDKYRPLMEHIAAKEDFYALVSLMLGELNASHLGIGGSTVSGPETAYLGVEFDPNYRGPGVKVTAVLKNSPADKDESRLRVGEFILAIDGVEVANNEQLWEALADKAGRVVELLVNDKPTKDGARTVKIKPVNREQWADLVYGDWVEKRKRMVDEWSGGRIGYIHIRAMNQDELRKFEREFYAEVVGKKEALIIDVRFNGGGRIHDELLSLLQRRLYALEQYRGAPPFTQPFQVWQKPTVVLINEFSASDAEIFPKAFRDLGLGKLAGVPTYGGVIGTYNVSLIDGTTFFRVPVTGWRTLDGVNLENYGVKPDIVVEHTPDDNAKGVDRQLEAAVRELLKALPPRPTTAAVR from the coding sequence ATGCGCCGTTGCAGTGTCTTGATGTGGTTGTGCGCGGTGATGGCGGTGGCGGTCGGGCAACCGCTGGAGCCGGCGCGCTTTTTGCGTTTTCCCGCTCTTTCGCCCGACGGTAGCAAAATCGCTTTCAGTTATCTCGGCGATATTTGGGTTGCGCCGGCAGACGGCGGGATGGCGACACGGTTGACCGTTCACGCCGCTCACGACATTCGCCCGCGCTTTTCGCCGGACGGCAAATGGATTGCGTTCAACTCCAATCGCGAAGGCAACTACGACATTTACTTGATGCCCACCGTTGGCGGGAAGCCGAGGCGCTTGACCTTCCACAGTGCCGACGACATCTTGGGCGATTGGTCCCCCGATGGCAGGTGGATTGTGTTCAGCAGCAACCGCGAGCGGCGCTTCGCGCAACTTTACCTGCTGGAAGTGGCGACGGGTTATGTGCGCCGCTTGACGGACGACGAAACGCATTTACATTCGCCCGCCTTTTCGCCGGACGGGCGCTTCATCGTGTTTTGTCGGGGTGGGACGAGTTGGTGGCGCAAAGGGTATCGCGGTAGCGCCAACAGCGAAATTTGGCGGTTGCCCATCCACATTGACGGCGACCGTATCACGGTCGGGCAGGTAGAACGCCTGACGCACTATGACGGCAACGATTGGTTTCCGACGGTCGCACCCGACGGCATGCTTTACTTTGTCAGCGACCGCGACGGTGCTTTTAACTTGTGGCGGATGCCGTTCGTTGGGGCAGGCGACACAGGGCGCAAAGCGGACGCCAAAGCTGTGAAAGTGACCCGCCACGCTGACCGCGTGCTCTACCCCAGCATGAGCCGCGATGGGCGGTTCATCGTTTACGAGCACGGTTTCGCGCTGTGGGTGTTGCCGGTGCAGGGCGGTGAGCCGAAGCAACTGACGATTTACGCGCCCAGCGATGAAGCGCAAAATCGGCAGCAGCGACTGACGCTGACGAGCCAAGCGACGGAGTTTGCCCTTTCACCCGACGGCAAACAAATTGCCTTCGTCGTGCGGGGTGACATCTTCGTCGTCAACGCTGACAAAGGTGGTGAAGCGCGGCGCGTCACTGACCACCCTTACCGCGACTTTGACCTTGATTGGTCACCCGATAGCCGCAAATTGGCGTTCGTTTCTGAACGGGACGGCAACCACGAGGTTTACATCGTGGATGTGCGGACACGCGCCTTGAAACGATTGACGAACACACCCGACGCCGCCGAGAGCAACCCCAAATGGTCCCCGACGGGCAACTATGTCGCCTTCGTGCGCGGACCGTTTGGGCGACAGTTATGTTGGGTCAATGTCAACACGGGCGAGGAAAAGGTGATTGCTGAAGGACCGTTCATCGGCGAATTCGCGTGGAGCCCGGATGGGCGTTGGATTTGCTTCAGCCGCCGCGACAACGCCAACAATGTCACCGACCTTCACATCGTCGCGTGGAACGGCGGCGAACCCGTCAATGTGACACGCCAGCCCTATTGGAACGGCAACATCGTTTGGGCGAGGGACGGCAAGCATCTCGTCTTCCGTAGCCGCCGCACGGACAACAACACAGACATCTTCGTGCTGTCGCTGGAACGCCCCAAAGAGCAACTGGACGAGGAAGGGCAAAGCGAACGCAGAGCAAAGGACGAGAAGCAAGACAAAGAGGGCGAAAAGAAGTTGCCCGAAGTGCGCATTGACTTTACCGACATCCACAAACGCCTTCGCCGTTTGACGGCGACGGCATTTGACGAAGGGACTTTCGTCGTGACGCCCGACAGCAAAACAGTCGTTTTCACCGCAGTGTCCGTTGACCAACCTGAAATTTGGTCGGTGCCGCTGGAAGGCGGCTCGCTGACGCGGTTGGTGGCAGGCGTTTCAGCCTCGCAACTGCAGTTTTCGCCGGACGGCGATCGGCTTTACTTTCTGTCAACGAACGGCAGCATCCGATACCTGACCCGTCCCGCCAACACGCTGGGCGCGGTTAACTTCACGGCACGCATGGTCGTTGACCGCTTCGTGGAACTGCAACACATGTTTGACGAAGGCTGGCGTTTGCTCAAAGAGCAGTTTTACGACGAGAGGATGCACGGCGTTGACTGGAACGCGGTGCGCGACAAGTATCGCCCGTTAATGGAGCACATCGCTGCCAAAGAGGACTTTTACGCGCTGGTCAGCCTGATGCTGGGCGAACTGAACGCGTCGCACTTGGGAATCGGCGGTTCCACTGTCAGCGGCCCTGAGACGGCGTATTTGGGCGTGGAGTTTGACCCCAACTATCGCGGTCCGGGCGTGAAAGTGACGGCAGTGTTGAAAAATTCGCCAGCGGACAAAGACGAGAGTCGGCTGAGGGTCGGCGAATTCATCTTGGCAATTGATGGCGTGGAAGTCGCCAATAACGAGCAACTGTGGGAAGCGTTGGCGGACAAAGCGGGACGGGTTGTGGAGTTGCTCGTCAACGATAAGCCGACAAAGGACGGCGCCCGCACCGTCAAGATCAAGCCCGTCAATCGCGAGCAATGGGCGGACTTGGTTTACGGCGATTGGGTGGAAAAGCGCAAGCGGATGGTGGACGAATGGTCAGGCGGGCGTATCGGCTACATCCACATTCGGGCGATGAACCAAGACGAACTGCGCAAGTTTGAGCGGGAGTTTTACGCAGAGGTCGTCGGCAAAAAGGAAGCGCTCATCATTGATGTGCGGTTCAACGGTGGCGGGCGTATCCATGACGAACTGCTGAGCCTTTTGCAACGACGGCTCTACGCGTTGGAACAATATCGCGGTGCCCCGCCCTTCACGCAACCGTTCCAAGTCTGGCAGAAACCGACGGTCGTGCTTATCAACGAGTTCTCGGCGTCCGACGCGGAAATTTTCCCGAAGGCGTTCCGCGACTTGGGCTTGGGCAAGTTAGCGGGCGTGCCGACCTACGGCGGCGTCATCGGCACCTACAATGTCTCGCTGATTGACGGGACGACTTTCTTCCGCGTTCCCGTGACGGGTTGGCGGACTTTGGACGGCGTGAACTTGGAAAACTACGGCGTTAAGCCCGACATCGTTGTGGAGCACACACCCGACGATAACGCTAAGGGGGTTGACCGGCAGTTGGAAGCAGCGGTCAGGGAACTGTTGAAAGCGTTGCCGCCCCGACCCACAACGGCAGCGGTTCGCTAA
- the kdgK gene encoding 2-dehydro-3-deoxygluconokinase, whose translation MPTPQVVTLGEAMLRLSPPDHQRLDTTPVLEVHIGGAELNVAVALAQLGVPVAWVSKLPNNPLGWRIARDAQRFGVDVSRIVWTNEGRVGLYFYERSVPPRPSTVLYDRRHSAINALRAEELDWDFIGTAKILHLTGITPALSDNCRQLVANAIVRAKQRGMTVSFDVNYRARLWAPQQAQAVLSALLRSGVDILICTKDDAATLFGLAGDAETSARQLQATLRVPHVVVTHGDRAVVATPQGGFTAVGYALTEVDRLGAGDAFVAGLLCGVLQGNWELGLRYGLAMAALKHTVPGDWFLGTKAEVDALVQAQTRSVVR comes from the coding sequence ATGCCGACGCCGCAAGTCGTTACTTTGGGCGAAGCGATGCTGCGGTTGTCGCCACCCGACCATCAGCGGTTGGACACGACGCCCGTGTTGGAAGTGCACATCGGCGGCGCCGAGTTGAACGTCGCCGTCGCACTGGCGCAATTGGGTGTGCCCGTCGCATGGGTCTCCAAATTGCCTAACAACCCGCTGGGTTGGCGCATCGCCCGCGATGCCCAGCGCTTCGGTGTAGATGTCTCACGAATTGTGTGGACGAACGAAGGGCGCGTCGGTCTTTACTTTTACGAGCGGAGCGTTCCGCCCCGTCCCAGCACCGTCCTTTATGACCGCCGTCACTCTGCCATCAACGCGCTGCGCGCAGAGGAGTTGGATTGGGACTTCATCGGCACGGCGAAAATTTTGCACCTGACGGGCATCACGCCCGCCCTCAGCGATAACTGCCGCCAACTCGTCGCGAACGCGATCGTGCGGGCAAAGCAAAGGGGCATGACCGTCAGTTTTGATGTCAACTACCGTGCCCGTTTGTGGGCACCGCAGCAGGCTCAAGCGGTGCTCAGCGCTTTGTTGCGTTCGGGCGTGGACATCCTCATTTGCACGAAGGACGACGCAGCGACGCTGTTTGGCTTGGCGGGCGACGCGGAAACGAGTGCCCGCCAGTTGCAGGCAACTTTGCGCGTCCCGCATGTCGTCGTCACGCACGGCGACCGCGCTGTCGTCGCGACGCCGCAAGGCGGTTTCACCGCCGTCGGCTACGCGCTGACAGAGGTTGACCGCTTGGGAGCCGGCGATGCGTTTGTGGCAGGCTTGCTCTGCGGCGTTTTGCAAGGCAATTGGGAGTTGGGGTTGCGTTACGGCTTGGCAATGGCAGCGCTCAAACACACCGTCCCCGGCGACTGGTTTCTGGGCACAAAAGCCGAAGTGGATGCACTGGTGCAGGCGCAAACCCGCAGCGTCGTGCGTTGA
- a CDS encoding putative multidrug-efflux transporter: MTLPRRRVIFCPSVTTEMDDERRLPAPLRPLAFRNYRLFFFGQLISLMGTWMQSVAQQWLVYRLTGSPALLGLVGFLGQIPVFLFAPIGGVIADRFPKRKVVIVTQTLFMVLAFLFALLTLTRHIRVWHIPLLAFLFGLVNAADVPARQAFVPEMVPRSVLLNAIALNSAMFNIARIIGPAVAGVTVAAVGEGWCFFANAVSYIAVIAGLLLMDVPDAATPSANASPLAHLLEGLRFVAQTRPICAILLVLGVVSLTGMPYVVLMPIFADRILHAGAKGLGVLMTASGIGALCGALLLAMREGLRGLGVRVAFGAIGFGTSLIAFSLSRSFWLSVLLMVPAGFCMITQMASANTLVQTLAPDELRGRVMSVYAMMFMGMAPFGSLMAGTLATWLGVPMTVALGGALCIVAGALFAHRLPLLRTEARKLLAASR; this comes from the coding sequence TTGACGCTGCCTCGGCGTCGTGTCATCTTTTGCCCATCGGTGACGACCGAGATGGACGACGAGCGCCGTTTGCCGGCACCGTTGCGCCCGCTGGCGTTTCGCAACTATCGGCTGTTCTTTTTCGGGCAACTCATTTCGTTGATGGGCACATGGATGCAATCGGTCGCCCAACAGTGGCTTGTCTATCGGCTGACAGGCTCGCCGGCGTTGCTTGGTCTCGTCGGTTTCCTCGGTCAAATCCCCGTCTTCTTATTCGCGCCCATCGGCGGTGTCATTGCCGACCGCTTTCCCAAACGCAAGGTCGTTATCGTCACGCAAACGCTGTTCATGGTGCTGGCGTTCCTCTTTGCGCTGCTGACGCTGACGCGCCACATCCGTGTCTGGCACATCCCCCTTTTGGCGTTCCTGTTCGGTTTGGTCAACGCAGCCGATGTCCCCGCGCGGCAAGCCTTTGTGCCGGAGATGGTGCCGCGGAGCGTGTTGCTCAACGCGATTGCCCTCAACTCGGCGATGTTCAACATCGCCCGCATCATCGGACCGGCGGTGGCGGGCGTAACGGTGGCGGCGGTCGGTGAAGGCTGGTGCTTTTTCGCCAACGCCGTCAGTTACATCGCTGTCATCGCAGGGTTGCTGCTGATGGATGTGCCCGACGCAGCGACGCCGTCGGCGAACGCTTCACCGTTAGCGCACTTGCTGGAAGGTTTGCGGTTCGTGGCTCAAACGCGCCCCATTTGCGCCATCCTGTTGGTGCTGGGCGTCGTCAGTTTAACGGGGATGCCGTATGTCGTTTTGATGCCGATTTTCGCCGACCGCATTTTGCACGCAGGCGCCAAAGGGCTGGGCGTTCTGATGACCGCGTCGGGCATCGGGGCGTTGTGCGGGGCGCTGTTGTTGGCGATGCGGGAAGGTCTTCGCGGGTTAGGCGTTCGCGTGGCGTTCGGTGCTATCGGGTTTGGCACCAGCCTCATCGCGTTTTCGTTGTCGCGCTCTTTTTGGCTTTCGGTCTTGCTGATGGTGCCGGCGGGCTTTTGCATGATCACGCAGATGGCATCCGCCAACACCTTGGTGCAAACCCTTGCCCCCGACGAACTGCGCGGACGGGTCATGTCCGTTTACGCGATGATGTTCATGGGCATGGCGCCCTTTGGGTCGCTGATGGCGGGCACGCTCGCCACTTGGCTCGGTGTCCCGATGACGGTCGCCCTCGGCGGCGCTCTGTGTATCGTCGCCGGCGCGTTGTTTGCACATCGGCTACCGCTGCTGCGCACCGAAGCCCGAAAATTGCTGGCGGCATCGCGATGA
- the yhaM gene encoding 3'-5' exoribonuclease YhaM, protein MAKAQYLADLRVGDYVDTIVLVKSKRLIPYRTRPGCYLVLTLKDRSGTVEGRVWDDAERIDREIGDCKVVRVRGLVELFQQIPQVRVVSVEPVAEGEYDWADLLPRTEKEVEALWARVQSAVDSVVNPHLQALLRAFFDDPVFAEAFQNAPASLYLHHSWVGGLLEHTCTVLDLAEALCRHYPEIDRDLLITGVLLHDVGKVREYTWQPDIDRTDEGRLLGHLVLGDEMVAERLKGIPNFPAELAMRVRHMLISHHGTGEWGSPRPPMTLEAAALHFLEFADAQLRKFATLLKDRREPERAWTGYDRVLGRRLFAGYGTAETASSAPIPMESQQEDAPIALAEPTDAPLPVPEPVALDADELVAEVPEMPSDLLQEKADIVAEPEEPTRRRRLRRAEATDEEGKLPL, encoded by the coding sequence ATGGCGAAGGCGCAATATCTCGCCGATCTGCGGGTCGGCGACTATGTGGACACCATCGTGTTGGTCAAGAGCAAACGGCTTATCCCCTACCGCACCCGTCCCGGCTGCTACTTGGTGCTGACGCTTAAAGACCGGTCGGGGACAGTGGAAGGACGGGTCTGGGACGACGCCGAACGCATCGACCGCGAGATCGGTGACTGTAAAGTCGTGCGGGTGCGAGGGTTAGTGGAACTTTTCCAGCAAATTCCGCAAGTGCGGGTCGTCAGCGTAGAGCCCGTCGCCGAGGGTGAATACGACTGGGCGGATTTACTGCCCCGCACCGAGAAAGAGGTGGAAGCGCTCTGGGCACGGGTGCAAAGCGCGGTTGACAGCGTGGTCAACCCGCACCTACAAGCGTTGCTGCGGGCGTTCTTTGACGACCCGGTTTTCGCCGAGGCGTTCCAAAACGCCCCAGCGTCCCTTTACCTGCACCACAGTTGGGTCGGCGGCTTACTGGAACACACCTGCACCGTGCTGGACTTGGCAGAAGCGCTGTGTCGGCATTACCCCGAAATTGACCGCGACCTACTGATCACGGGCGTGCTGTTGCACGATGTCGGGAAGGTGCGCGAATACACTTGGCAACCGGACATTGACCGCACGGACGAAGGGCGGTTGTTAGGGCATCTGGTGCTGGGCGACGAAATGGTGGCGGAACGCCTCAAGGGCATCCCCAACTTTCCGGCGGAGCTGGCGATGCGGGTGCGACACATGCTCATCAGCCATCATGGGACAGGCGAGTGGGGATCACCCCGTCCACCGATGACGCTGGAGGCAGCCGCGTTGCACTTTTTGGAATTCGCCGACGCACAACTGCGCAAATTTGCGACGCTTTTGAAAGACCGCCGCGAGCCCGAAAGGGCTTGGACAGGCTATGACCGTGTGTTGGGGCGACGGCTGTTTGCCGGCTACGGGACAGCGGAAACAGCATCCTCGGCACCGATCCCGATGGAGTCGCAACAGGAAGACGCTCCCATCGCGTTGGCGGAACCAACCGATGCGCCTTTGCCTGTTCCTGAACCAGTGGCGCTTGATGCCGATGAGTTAGTCGCTGAGGTGCCTGAGATGCCGTCGGACCTTTTGCAGGAGAAAGCGGACATCGTCGCGGAACCGGAGGAACCGACACGGCGGCGCCGGTTGCGCCGCGCGGAAGCAACGGACGAAGAAGGCAAGTTGCCCTTGTAA
- the bpsA gene encoding N(4)-bis(aminopropyl)spermidine synthase translates to MERTEAERRLTTLVDAAARAAAIPFSPRDVERALAAVAATDDLWEAVRLSHVPLRFLCALWNQMLREGLLSAENGRLRLTQTGQAFVKALGVAPIREAACASCEGRGVDFRQMFGAAADRFVTICQNRPEAIQDYDQGYVTETTTLARIAFAWQRGDLEGKEIIVLGDDDLMSVAAALTGAPKRVVALDIDERLVAFINTVAEREGLTNLRAVRHDLREPLRDEWLGAFDTFLCDPTESFVGFKAFVERGLLCLKGVGSAGYFGLTHVESSLDKWARIQRLLLDSGAVITDLRDDFSGYVNWGYIETMRGWAWLPTKVVPQRVWYCSALYRIELLMKPHLENRRLEGNIFEDEEAATT, encoded by the coding sequence ATGGAACGAACCGAAGCCGAACGCCGTTTGACGACATTGGTGGACGCTGCTGCCCGCGCGGCGGCGATTCCGTTTTCGCCGCGCGATGTGGAGCGGGCATTAGCGGCGGTCGCGGCGACCGATGACCTTTGGGAAGCCGTGCGGTTGAGCCATGTGCCGTTGCGGTTTTTGTGCGCTCTTTGGAACCAGATGCTGAGGGAGGGGCTATTGTCCGCTGAAAACGGCCGGCTGCGGTTGACCCAAACGGGTCAGGCGTTCGTGAAGGCGTTGGGGGTCGCCCCTATCCGAGAAGCCGCCTGCGCCTCTTGCGAGGGGCGCGGTGTGGATTTTCGGCAAATGTTCGGTGCAGCCGCCGACCGTTTTGTAACTATTTGCCAAAATCGCCCCGAAGCCATCCAAGATTACGACCAAGGTTATGTGACGGAAACGACGACCTTAGCGCGCATCGCTTTCGCGTGGCAACGCGGGGATTTAGAAGGCAAAGAGATCATCGTGCTCGGCGACGACGATTTGATGAGCGTTGCCGCGGCGCTGACCGGCGCTCCCAAGCGCGTCGTCGCACTGGACATCGATGAACGGTTGGTCGCCTTCATCAACACCGTCGCAGAACGCGAAGGCTTAACGAATTTGCGAGCGGTGCGCCACGACTTGCGGGAACCGTTGCGAGACGAGTGGCTGGGTGCCTTTGACACCTTTCTGTGTGACCCGACAGAAAGTTTCGTCGGATTCAAAGCCTTTGTGGAGCGCGGGTTACTCTGTTTGAAAGGGGTCGGCAGCGCCGGCTATTTCGGGTTGACCCATGTGGAATCCAGTCTGGACAAGTGGGCGCGCATTCAACGGCTCCTGTTGGACAGCGGCGCTGTCATCACCGACTTGCGAGACGATTTCAGCGGCTATGTCAACTGGGGCTACATTGAGACGATGCGGGGCTGGGCGTGGTTGCCGACGAAAGTCGTGCCGCAACGGGTGTGGTATTGCTCCGCCCTTTACCGCATTGAGTTGTTGATGAAACCGCACTTGGAAAACCGTCGGTTGGAGGGCAACATCTTTGAGGACGAAGAGGCTGCCACGACCTGA
- the pdaD gene encoding Pyruvoyl-dependent arginine decarboxylase, producing the protein MLEVRRLYLVAGKAEGNTPLNAFDNALLAAGIGDVNLIKVSSIVPPGAEIVSDKPRLPRGALVPCVYSERVSTTPGERIAVALAVGLADDGFGVVMESEGESAEEACKRALSMVADAFQVRALRLARTLYIAVEHRVERCGSVVAACVYWQQ; encoded by the coding sequence TTGTTGGAAGTGCGCCGTTTGTATTTGGTCGCCGGTAAAGCCGAAGGAAACACGCCGTTGAACGCCTTTGATAACGCCTTGCTCGCAGCGGGCATCGGCGATGTGAACCTTATCAAAGTGTCCAGTATCGTCCCGCCGGGCGCAGAAATTGTGTCGGACAAGCCCCGCTTGCCGCGCGGCGCACTGGTGCCGTGCGTTTACAGCGAACGCGTCAGCACGACGCCCGGCGAGCGCATCGCTGTCGCGTTGGCGGTCGGGTTGGCGGACGACGGTTTCGGCGTCGTGATGGAAAGCGAAGGGGAAAGCGCTGAAGAAGCCTGCAAACGGGCGCTCAGCATGGTGGCGGACGCCTTTCAAGTGCGCGCTCTCCGATTGGCGCGCACTTTATACATCGCAGTGGAGCACCGTGTGGAACGATGTGGCAGCGTCGTCGCTGCTTGCGTTTACTGGCAACAATAG